One region of Rhodospirillaceae bacterium genomic DNA includes:
- a CDS encoding class I SAM-dependent methyltransferase, giving the protein MAQSRLNDPLYHDPRLADFYDLENGWADDTRTCFALAQAATSVLDLGCGTGLLASACAVQGAKVVGVDPAPAMLDIARQRDGGDRVTWVEGDARTIRLGQQFDLIVMTGHAFQVFLTDEDQRAALSTIARHLAPQGRFIFDSRNPLRQEWLEWSPTESRRMVAHPIHGDVESWNDVAHEPLTGIVTYGTYYRLPGGELLAAKSQIRFVLQEHLAALVKAAGLTVEKWMGDWQGSAFASASKEIIPLGRLA; this is encoded by the coding sequence ATGGCCCAATCACGTCTCAACGATCCGCTCTACCATGACCCACGCCTTGCAGATTTCTACGATCTCGAGAATGGCTGGGCTGACGACACGCGCACCTGCTTTGCCTTGGCACAAGCGGCAACGTCCGTCCTCGATCTGGGCTGCGGCACCGGCCTGCTGGCGAGTGCCTGCGCCGTGCAAGGGGCAAAGGTTGTGGGCGTCGATCCCGCGCCGGCGATGCTCGACATTGCCCGGCAGCGCGACGGTGGCGACCGCGTAACCTGGGTCGAAGGTGATGCCCGCACCATACGCCTGGGACAACAGTTTGACCTGATCGTCATGACGGGACACGCTTTCCAGGTATTCCTGACCGATGAGGATCAGCGCGCGGCGTTGTCCACCATCGCCCGACATCTCGCGCCACAGGGCCGCTTTATCTTCGACAGCCGCAATCCCCTGCGCCAGGAGTGGCTGGAATGGTCCCCAACAGAGTCGCGCCGCATGGTGGCGCATCCGATCCATGGCGACGTCGAATCCTGGAATGATGTCGCTCATGAGCCGCTGACCGGCATCGTCACTTACGGCACCTATTATCGGCTGCCGGGCGGCGAGCTGCTGGCAGCCAAGTCGCAGATCAGGTTCGTGTTGCAGGAGCACCTGGCCGCGCTGGTCAAGGCTGCCGGTCTCACAGTTGAAAAATGGATGGGCGATTGGCAGGGCAGTGCCTTCGCGTCTGCCAGCAAGGAGATTATCCCATTGGGCCGACTTGCCTAA
- a CDS encoding DUF3422 domain-containing protein, with product MMFAEHPLRRELNDEVHARPPLRIDGPAVVLHLACLRAAGDSAGNPDLRFIADLARHHGAPAPNPASRYGILPRGETQLKWELHTEFTSYTLVMPRPDLKPGATQWADLPEDALKLAAQCPGECVAALILEFRSADTDDTDLDMVGKLFPSGDVVASSVGDGAAEIWTDFRLDGDGFGRLLLLNRGLTAGRAGRMVQRLVEIETYRLMALLGLALTRRTGGALAGLEGRLKTLIERTAGLGTSEQPTNDDADRLLLNELTRLAAESASLSTTTRYRLSAGGAYAELVARRLADIREGRVDGLSRLSSFLNRRFTPAMRTCEAFARRLDQLETGIDRASDMLRTRVDVNLQAQNGALLRDMESRSRVQLRIQEAVEGLSVFAISYYLIGLLKVVAEGLLPDSMGHAHLLLSAVAVPIVLGAVWLGVRRLRHAIKGDRGKR from the coding sequence ATGATGTTCGCAGAACATCCCCTGCGACGGGAACTCAATGACGAAGTGCATGCGCGACCACCGCTGCGCATCGATGGCCCGGCGGTCGTGCTTCATCTGGCCTGTCTGCGGGCGGCGGGTGATTCGGCCGGCAATCCGGATCTTCGTTTCATTGCCGATCTGGCAAGGCATCACGGCGCACCGGCCCCGAATCCGGCCAGCCGATACGGCATTCTGCCGCGTGGCGAGACCCAGTTGAAGTGGGAGCTGCATACCGAATTCACCAGCTATACGCTGGTCATGCCACGCCCCGATTTGAAGCCCGGCGCTACGCAGTGGGCCGACCTGCCCGAGGACGCGCTGAAGCTCGCTGCGCAATGTCCCGGCGAATGCGTGGCAGCGCTCATACTGGAGTTTCGATCGGCCGACACCGACGACACTGACCTGGACATGGTCGGCAAGTTGTTCCCGTCGGGTGACGTGGTGGCCTCGAGTGTCGGCGATGGCGCGGCCGAAATCTGGACTGATTTCCGCCTGGACGGGGATGGCTTTGGCCGCCTGCTGTTGCTCAATCGGGGACTCACCGCCGGCCGCGCCGGCCGCATGGTCCAGCGCCTGGTGGAAATCGAGACCTACCGCCTGATGGCCCTGCTGGGATTGGCGCTGACACGTCGCACCGGGGGGGCTCTGGCTGGGTTGGAGGGGCGTCTCAAGACATTGATCGAGCGGACGGCTGGCCTGGGCACCAGCGAACAGCCGACGAATGATGACGCCGACCGGCTGCTCCTCAATGAGTTGACCAGATTGGCGGCCGAATCGGCCAGCCTCAGCACCACGACGCGCTATCGGCTGAGTGCCGGCGGCGCCTATGCCGAACTTGTGGCACGGCGCCTGGCCGACATCCGCGAGGGAAGGGTCGATGGCCTCTCGCGGCTGTCGAGCTTTCTCAACCGGCGTTTCACACCCGCGATGCGCACGTGCGAGGCCTTCGCGCGCAGGCTCGATCAGCTGGAAACCGGCATCGACCGGGCCAGCGACATGCTGCGCACCAGGGTCGATGTCAATCTGCAGGCGCAGAATGGCGCCCTGCTGCGCGATATGGAAAGCCGCAGCCGGGTGCAGCTACGCATCCAGGAGGCGGTCGAAGGCCTGTCGGTCTTCGCCATCAGCTACTATCTCATCGGCCTGCTGAAGGTGGTGGCGGAAGGGCTGCTGCCGGACAGCATGGGACACGCCCATCTGTTGCTCTCCGCTGTTGCCGTGCCGATTGTGCTTGGTGCCGTGTGGCTCGGCGTCCGCCGATTGCGACATGCCATCAAGGGGGACAGGGGGAAGCGTTAG
- a CDS encoding MFS transporter, whose product MQASYRTLALIVAAALFMENLDTTIIATALPDIARDIGAEPLKVNLAITSYLLSLSIFIPVSGWMADRFGARRVFSLAIAVFMAGSIACAAANSLLELVAARILQGFGGAMMVPVGRLVILRAVPKGELIKAMTYLTIPALLGPVLGPPIGGFIVTYSSWRWIFLLNIPVGIVGIILSLIYIPQIKAPVAPKLDWIGYLLTALGLASLVFAFEAMGRFPLPNWILAVIASGGILCLVTYWIRSRDMAEPVVNLRLLRINTFRRAILGGSVFRIGIGALPVLLPLMLQLGFGLSAFASGLLTFASAAGALVMKGATQFVLRSFGFRRVLIVNAILSGLVMMGYALFTPSLPHGVIFAALLFGGFLRSLQFTGLNALSYADIQETAMSGAATFSAMMQQLSLSIGAGTAALALHLTLAQRQGETLQASDFQPAYLLIGGIVLVSALFFVGLRKDAGANVSGNMRQAAAVQEIKETRSR is encoded by the coding sequence ATGCAAGCCAGCTACCGCACCTTGGCCCTGATCGTGGCCGCCGCTCTCTTCATGGAGAATCTGGACACCACGATCATTGCGACCGCGCTGCCCGATATCGCGCGGGATATCGGCGCCGAGCCGCTCAAGGTCAATCTCGCCATCACCTCCTACCTGCTCAGCCTTTCGATCTTCATTCCGGTAAGCGGCTGGATGGCGGATCGCTTCGGCGCCCGACGCGTGTTCAGCCTCGCCATCGCCGTGTTCATGGCGGGCTCAATCGCCTGCGCTGCTGCCAACTCGCTGCTGGAATTGGTCGCCGCCCGAATTCTTCAAGGATTCGGTGGCGCCATGATGGTGCCGGTCGGGCGCCTGGTGATCCTGCGCGCCGTGCCGAAAGGCGAATTGATCAAGGCGATGACCTATCTCACCATTCCCGCACTGCTGGGACCCGTCCTGGGACCGCCGATCGGCGGCTTCATCGTCACCTATTCTTCCTGGCGCTGGATCTTCCTGCTCAACATTCCGGTGGGCATCGTCGGCATCATCCTCAGCCTCATCTACATTCCGCAGATCAAGGCACCGGTGGCGCCGAAGCTGGACTGGATCGGGTATCTCCTGACGGCACTGGGTCTTGCCAGCCTCGTCTTTGCCTTCGAGGCGATGGGCCGTTTCCCGCTGCCAAATTGGATCCTTGCTGTGATCGCCAGTGGCGGCATCCTGTGCCTGGTGACCTATTGGATCCGGTCACGCGACATGGCCGAACCGGTGGTCAATCTGCGCCTGCTGCGGATCAATACATTCCGGCGCGCCATCCTGGGGGGCAGCGTGTTCCGCATCGGCATCGGCGCCCTGCCCGTTCTGCTGCCGCTGATGCTGCAGCTTGGCTTCGGCCTCAGCGCGTTCGCCTCCGGGCTGCTCACCTTTGCCAGCGCCGCCGGGGCCCTCGTGATGAAGGGGGCAACCCAGTTCGTCCTGCGCAGCTTCGGCTTTCGCCGCGTCCTGATCGTCAATGCCATCCTCAGTGGTCTGGTGATGATGGGCTATGCGCTGTTCACGCCGAGCCTGCCTCATGGAGTCATCTTTGCAGCCCTGCTCTTCGGCGGATTCCTGCGTTCGCTGCAATTCACCGGCCTTAATGCCCTGTCCTATGCCGACATCCAGGAAACCGCCATGAGCGGAGCCGCGACCTTCTCGGCGATGATGCAGCAATTGTCGTTGAGCATCGGGGCAGGCACGGCTGCGCTGGCCTTGCATCTCACCCTCGCCCAGCGACAGGGCGAGACCTTGCAGGCGTCGGATTTCCAGCCGGCCTATCTCCTCATCGGCGGCATCGTGCTGGTGTCGGCCCTGTTCTTTGTCGGCCTCAGAAAAGACGCCGGCGCCAATGTCAGCGGTAACATGCGCCAGGCCGCCGCGGTCCAGGAAATCAAGGAAACCCGATCCCGCTAG
- the ychF gene encoding redox-regulated ATPase YchF — protein MGFNCGIVGLPNVGKSTLFNALTATAAAQAANYPFCTIEPNVGRVSVPDDRLEKCAVIAKSAKLIPTQLEFVDIAGLVRGASKGEGLGNKFLANIREVDAIVHVLRCFDGEVTHVEGSVDPIRDAETVETELMLADMESVEKRLDAANKKAKSGDKEAKALSDILTPAVDALRAGKSARTVLPTLSPEQRVQFRQLQLMTGKPVLYVCNVDEGSAATGNAWSEKVAVMAKAQGAATVVISAAIEAEVAQLTDEKEKQEFLVTLGLEETGLTRVIRAGYKLLDLITFFTIGPKEARAWTVRHGAKAPEAAGVIHTDFERGFIRAETMSCDDFIAYGGEAGVKEAGKFRQEGKEYVVQDGDIFNFRFNV, from the coding sequence ATGGGTTTCAATTGCGGTATCGTCGGCCTGCCAAATGTCGGCAAATCGACCTTGTTCAATGCGCTCACGGCCACCGCGGCGGCGCAGGCGGCGAATTACCCGTTCTGCACGATCGAGCCCAATGTCGGCCGTGTCTCGGTGCCCGATGATCGGCTGGAGAAATGTGCGGTCATTGCAAAATCCGCCAAGCTCATCCCGACCCAGCTGGAATTCGTCGACATCGCCGGCCTGGTGCGCGGCGCCAGCAAAGGCGAAGGCCTCGGCAACAAGTTCCTCGCCAACATCCGCGAAGTGGATGCCATCGTCCATGTGCTGCGCTGCTTCGACGGCGAAGTGACCCATGTCGAAGGATCGGTCGATCCGATCCGCGATGCCGAGACGGTCGAGACAGAGTTGATGCTGGCCGATATGGAAAGCGTCGAGAAGCGCCTGGATGCTGCCAATAAGAAAGCCAAGAGCGGTGACAAGGAAGCCAAGGCCCTCTCTGACATCCTCACCCCCGCGGTCGACGCGCTGCGCGCCGGCAAGTCGGCGCGGACCGTGCTGCCGACGCTCTCGCCGGAACAGCGCGTGCAGTTCCGCCAGTTGCAGCTGATGACGGGCAAGCCCGTGCTCTATGTCTGCAATGTGGATGAGGGCTCAGCCGCCACCGGCAATGCCTGGTCGGAGAAGGTCGCCGTGATGGCGAAGGCCCAGGGTGCGGCCACCGTCGTCATTTCCGCCGCCATCGAGGCCGAAGTGGCGCAGCTGACCGACGAGAAAGAGAAGCAGGAGTTCCTGGTGACCTTGGGTCTCGAGGAAACCGGTCTGACCCGCGTCATCCGCGCCGGCTACAAACTCCTCGATCTCATCACCTTCTTCACCATCGGCCCCAAGGAAGCGCGCGCCTGGACCGTGCGTCACGGTGCCAAGGCACCGGAGGCAGCCGGCGTCATCCACACCGATTTCGAGCGCGGCTTCATCCGCGCCGAGACCATGTCGTGTGACGATTTCATCGCCTATGGCGGTGAAGCGGGTGTCAAGGAAGCCGGAAAGTTCCGCCAGGAAGGCAAGGAGTATGTCGTCCAGGATGGCGATATCTTCAACTTCAGGTTCAACGTCTGA
- a CDS encoding aminoacyl-tRNA hydrolase: protein MRLIVGLGNPGPRYADNRHNIGFMAVDTIVRRYSFGPIKTKFHGAVAEGNVGSEKAICLCPTTFMNESGRAVQAAMQFYKIEPGDIVVIHDEIDLPLGKVKVKRGGGAGGHNGIRSIDAHIGPDYWRIRLGVGHPGVKSLVKNFVLMDFGKEERKLVEEINQVCSDNLPILFAQDENKFMNKVNVTLHPPVPKDETLKTDRRAKADEEEKK, encoded by the coding sequence ATGCGCCTTATCGTTGGATTGGGCAATCCCGGGCCCCGCTACGCCGACAACCGGCACAATATCGGTTTCATGGCGGTGGACACGATCGTCCGCCGCTATTCTTTTGGGCCGATCAAGACCAAGTTCCACGGTGCCGTTGCCGAAGGGAACGTCGGTTCCGAAAAAGCGATCTGCCTGTGCCCCACGACCTTCATGAACGAATCCGGCCGCGCCGTGCAGGCGGCCATGCAGTTCTACAAGATCGAGCCCGGCGATATCGTCGTCATACATGACGAAATCGACCTGCCGCTCGGCAAGGTGAAGGTGAAGCGGGGCGGCGGGGCCGGCGGCCATAACGGCATCCGCTCGATCGACGCCCATATCGGGCCCGATTACTGGCGCATCCGCTTAGGCGTCGGCCATCCCGGCGTGAAGTCGCTGGTGAAGAATTTCGTGCTGATGGATTTCGGCAAAGAGGAACGCAAGCTGGTCGAAGAGATCAACCAGGTGTGTTCCGACAACCTGCCGATCCTGTTTGCGCAGGATGAGAACAAGTTCATGAACAAGGTCAACGTGACCTTGCATCCGCCGGTGCCGAAAGACGAGACGTTGAAGACGGATCGTCGGGCGAAGGCGGACGAAGAAGAGAAGAAGTAA
- a CDS encoding 50S ribosomal protein L25/general stress protein Ctc: MSAVESVSAEARDRAGKGAARATRRAGRVPAVIYGDKKEATLISLDPKSIDKLIHKKAFFATLLDVELDGKKHRVLPRDVQFDVVTDRTLHVDFQRVNKDTKIHVNVPVVVRNEAAAPGIKRGGVLNLVRHEIEFICSPDNIPQSVEVDLTGLDIGGSIHISAVKLPEGATPTIRERDFTLVTIGAPSGMKADAEATPAAGAAAPAAGAAAAAPAKGAAAAAPAKGGAAAAPAKAAAPAPKKK, from the coding sequence ATGTCCGCAGTTGAATCTGTAAGCGCGGAAGCTCGCGACCGCGCCGGGAAGGGGGCCGCCCGTGCAACCCGTCGTGCCGGTCGTGTGCCCGCCGTTATCTATGGCGACAAGAAGGAAGCTACCCTGATTTCGCTCGACCCCAAGTCGATCGACAAGCTGATCCACAAAAAGGCTTTCTTCGCCACTCTGCTCGACGTCGAACTCGACGGCAAGAAGCATCGCGTCCTGCCGCGCGACGTCCAATTCGACGTCGTCACCGACCGCACGCTGCATGTCGATTTCCAGCGCGTGAACAAGGACACCAAGATCCACGTGAACGTGCCGGTCGTGGTCCGCAACGAAGCGGCCGCTCCGGGCATCAAGCGCGGTGGTGTGCTCAACCTGGTGCGTCACGAGATCGAATTCATCTGCTCGCCGGATAATATCCCGCAGTCGGTGGAAGTCGATCTGACCGGTCTCGATATCGGTGGCAGCATCCACATCAGTGCCGTGAAGCTGCCGGAAGGTGCAACGCCGACCATTCGTGAACGCGATTTCACGCTGGTCACCATCGGCGCGCCGTCTGGCATGAAGGCCGATGCGGAAGCGACGCCTGCTGCTGGCGCTGCGGCGCCCGCTGCTGGTGCGGCGGCTGCGGCCCCGGCCAAGGGTGCTGCTGCGGCAGCGCCGGCCAAGGGTGGTGCGGCTGCAGCTCCGGCCAAGGCGGCTGCTCCGGCTCCGAAGAAGAAGTAA
- a CDS encoding aminopeptidase P family protein has translation MPLHFTRDELADRRRNSIVAMEKRGLDGLLMFRQESMYYLTGYDTFGYVFFQCLYLGADGRIFLLTRAPDLRQAQLTSDIADIRIWVDGPDANPAAELRDMLKALGLSGKKFGVEWDSYGLTARNGMRVQAAFDGFATLVDASDLVSRQRLVKSASELRYVEQAAHLADLALDEAHRLTAPGVSEADILAAMQSIIIRNDGDDPANEFIIGSGPEALLCRYHSGRRILDPQDQLTLEFAGVFRHYHSALMRTIPVGKVPPRQIEMHKVAVDALEACKAALKPGRPIGEVFDAHARVLDAAGYEKHRMNATGYSLGTTYAPNWMDWPMFYHGNPEPAAPNQVFFIHLIIFDSESGLAMTSGQTVVVTETGCRVLSQRSTDLVTR, from the coding sequence ATGCCGCTGCATTTCACCCGCGACGAGCTTGCCGACCGCCGCCGTAATTCCATTGTTGCGATGGAAAAGCGCGGCCTCGACGGCCTGCTGATGTTCCGGCAAGAGAGCATGTATTACCTGACCGGCTACGACACGTTCGGCTATGTGTTCTTCCAATGCCTCTATCTCGGTGCCGATGGCCGGATCTTTTTGCTGACCCGCGCACCCGACTTGCGGCAGGCGCAGCTAACATCCGACATCGCCGATATCCGGATCTGGGTTGACGGACCGGACGCGAATCCGGCGGCGGAGTTGCGCGACATGTTGAAGGCGTTGGGGTTGTCGGGCAAGAAGTTCGGCGTCGAATGGGATTCCTATGGGCTCACGGCGCGCAATGGCATGCGGGTCCAGGCAGCCTTTGACGGCTTCGCGACGCTGGTCGATGCGAGTGATCTGGTTTCGCGGCAGCGCCTGGTCAAATCGGCATCGGAACTACGCTATGTGGAACAGGCCGCACATCTTGCGGATCTGGCACTGGATGAGGCGCATCGCCTGACGGCGCCCGGCGTGTCAGAAGCCGATATCCTGGCCGCCATGCAGAGCATCATCATCCGCAATGACGGCGACGACCCGGCCAATGAATTCATCATCGGCTCCGGGCCAGAAGCCTTGCTGTGCCGATACCACTCTGGCCGCCGCATCCTCGATCCCCAGGACCAGTTGACGCTCGAATTTGCCGGGGTGTTCCGCCACTACCATTCGGCGCTGATGCGTACGATTCCCGTGGGCAAGGTGCCGCCACGTCAGATCGAGATGCATAAAGTCGCAGTGGATGCGCTTGAAGCCTGCAAGGCGGCGTTGAAACCGGGCCGTCCGATTGGCGAGGTGTTTGACGCCCATGCCCGCGTCCTTGATGCCGCCGGCTACGAGAAGCACCGCATGAACGCCACCGGTTACTCCCTTGGCACAACCTATGCGCCCAACTGGATGGACTGGCCGATGTTCTATCACGGCAACCCTGAGCCGGCGGCACCCAATCAGGTGTTCTTCATCCACCTCATCATCTTTGATTCGGAAAGCGGACTTGCCATGACATCGGGCCAGACCGTGGTGGTGACCGAGACCGGTTGCCGCGTGCTGTCGCAACGATCGACGGACCTCGTCACGCGCTAG
- a CDS encoding DUF1127 domain-containing protein: protein MFMKFITGSKQSALRTENDLSTFVAISAWVIGCHERARQRRDLASLSDSQLKDIGLTRRDAVAEALKPFWRI from the coding sequence ATGTTCATGAAATTCATCACGGGTTCCAAGCAGTCCGCGCTGCGGACAGAGAATGATCTTTCGACCTTTGTGGCAATTTCGGCTTGGGTGATTGGCTGCCACGAACGCGCGCGGCAGCGCCGGGACCTGGCATCCCTGAGCGACAGCCAGCTCAAGGATATCGGCCTTACGCGCCGGGATGCGGTGGCGGAAGCCTTGAAGCCATTCTGGCGCATTTAG
- a CDS encoding helix-turn-helix transcriptional regulator — MTQGSSLAEVTALIGDPARANMLAALMDGRALTASELAYVAGIGASTASAHLAKLQDANLLSVVKQGRHRYFRLASPLVSRMLEGIMTFAAIGSPPRYRPRTTNDMAMRLARTCYDHLAGRLGVALADALVARGHVVLGDDAGELTAAGVLALNGLGIAKDTLQHSPKRVFCRPCLDWSERRPHLAGAIGAALARHCFDNHWIEHIRDSRAVRITAAGRTGLRAAFGIELA, encoded by the coding sequence ATGACACAGGGATCGAGTTTGGCGGAAGTGACCGCCCTCATCGGCGATCCGGCGCGGGCCAACATGCTCGCTGCCCTGATGGATGGTCGTGCCTTGACCGCGAGCGAACTCGCCTATGTGGCGGGAATCGGGGCCTCAACGGCCAGCGCGCATCTCGCCAAGCTCCAGGATGCCAACTTGCTCTCGGTGGTGAAACAGGGGCGACATCGCTATTTCCGTCTGGCGTCGCCCCTGGTCAGCCGAATGCTGGAAGGGATCATGACATTCGCAGCGATCGGGTCGCCGCCGCGCTACCGGCCGCGCACCACCAATGACATGGCCATGCGTCTCGCCCGCACCTGCTATGACCATCTTGCCGGTCGCCTCGGCGTGGCGCTGGCGGATGCATTGGTCGCCCGCGGTCATGTCGTGCTGGGCGACGATGCCGGCGAACTGACCGCGGCGGGCGTTCTTGCCCTCAACGGGCTTGGCATTGCCAAGGATACCCTGCAGCACAGCCCTAAACGCGTCTTTTGCCGGCCTTGTCTTGACTGGAGCGAACGGCGGCCACATCTGGCCGGGGCCATCGGGGCCGCCTTGGCCAGGCATTGCTTCGACAATCATTGGATCGAGCATATCCGTGACAGTCGCGCGGTCAGAATCACCGCCGCCGGCCGCACTGGTCTGCGCGCCGCCTTCGGCATCGAGCTTGCCTGA
- a CDS encoding enoyl-CoA hydratase: protein MAFATIELERKGRVGLIRLNRPQALNALCDELVRELGAAFDALEADTDIGAIVLTGSEKAFAAGADIKEMKDRGFVDVLVSDFVTKGWERVADCRKPVIAAVAGFALGGGCEMAMMCDFIIAAENAKFGQPEISLGVIPGAGGTQRLTRAIGKAKAMDLVLTGRMMDAAEAERSGLVSRVVPLEKLLEEALAAAEKIANFSAPITLMAKESVNRAFETSLAEGIKFERRLFHAAFATEDQKEGMSAFAEKRKPSFKHR, encoded by the coding sequence ATGGCTTTTGCCACCATCGAACTTGAACGCAAGGGTCGTGTCGGGCTCATCCGCCTGAACCGGCCGCAGGCGCTCAATGCACTGTGCGACGAACTGGTACGTGAACTGGGCGCAGCCTTTGACGCGTTGGAAGCGGATACCGACATCGGCGCCATTGTGCTGACGGGCTCGGAGAAGGCGTTCGCGGCCGGCGCCGATATCAAGGAGATGAAGGATCGTGGTTTCGTCGACGTGCTGGTCAGCGACTTCGTCACCAAGGGCTGGGAGCGCGTCGCCGATTGCCGCAAGCCGGTGATCGCCGCGGTCGCCGGCTTCGCCTTGGGCGGCGGCTGCGAGATGGCGATGATGTGCGACTTCATCATCGCCGCCGAGAACGCCAAGTTCGGCCAGCCGGAAATTTCGCTGGGCGTCATTCCTGGCGCCGGCGGCACGCAACGCCTGACCCGCGCCATCGGCAAGGCAAAGGCGATGGATCTTGTCCTCACCGGCCGTATGATGGATGCTGCGGAAGCCGAGCGCAGCGGGCTCGTTTCGCGGGTTGTCCCGCTCGAAAAACTGCTTGAGGAAGCTCTGGCTGCCGCCGAGAAGATTGCCAATTTCTCCGCGCCGATCACGCTGATGGCCAAGGAAAGCGTCAACCGCGCCTTCGAGACCAGCCTGGCCGAAGGCATCAAATTCGAACGCCGCCTGTTCCATGCCGCCTTTGCGACCGAGGATCAGAAGGAAGGCATGAGCGCCTTTGCCGAAAAGCGGAAGCCCAGCTTCAAGCATCGCTGA
- a CDS encoding DNA alkylation repair protein, with amino-acid sequence MAEALKEIFNAAAVSWLGERLSAAWPDFPGAKFKKAILADLPSLELKARIERIALEMQRQLPPDFRKSIKIVAKALGAPPPAGDGTDFGNFRVWACHRFVSLAGLDHPDLALDYFAKATRHFSAEFDIRPFLQQDQDGVLIVMQGWASSRDWRVRRLASEGARPRLPWGLRLQGLVADPTPLFPILEMLRDDPIEAVRRSVANNLNDIAKDHPDLLVTYLEPWLKAEARRPLVRHALRHLVKQGHVGALSLMGVDHTADLRVAKLTLDARRVAIGGSIGIAAEFTNAGSTPAYAIVDYAVHHLGARGEAQPKVFKWSTLTLAPGATVALSRRHSLKPVTTRRYYPGSHFIDLRINGRVLAKQGFELLAGPDSDKKPTPGTFSGRYRR; translated from the coding sequence GTGGCCGAGGCACTCAAGGAGATCTTCAACGCGGCGGCGGTAAGCTGGCTCGGTGAACGTCTGAGTGCCGCTTGGCCGGACTTTCCAGGGGCGAAGTTCAAGAAGGCCATCCTCGCCGACCTGCCATCGCTTGAACTGAAGGCGCGCATCGAGCGCATCGCTCTTGAGATGCAGCGGCAATTGCCGCCGGATTTCAGAAAATCGATCAAGATCGTTGCCAAGGCCCTGGGTGCGCCGCCACCTGCGGGAGATGGCACCGATTTTGGGAATTTCCGCGTCTGGGCCTGTCACCGCTTTGTCTCGCTGGCGGGGCTCGACCATCCCGATCTGGCGCTCGACTATTTCGCCAAGGCGACGCGCCACTTCTCCGCCGAATTCGATATCCGGCCCTTTCTCCAGCAGGACCAGGATGGCGTGCTGATCGTCATGCAGGGATGGGCGTCGAGCCGGGATTGGCGTGTGCGGCGCCTTGCCAGTGAAGGGGCGCGGCCGCGCCTTCCCTGGGGGCTGCGGCTGCAGGGACTGGTGGCGGACCCGACACCGCTCTTTCCCATCCTGGAGATGCTGCGCGATGATCCGATCGAGGCCGTACGCCGGTCGGTCGCCAACAACCTCAACGATATTGCCAAGGATCATCCGGATCTGCTGGTGACTTATCTGGAGCCCTGGCTCAAGGCTGAGGCGCGCAGGCCGCTGGTCCGCCATGCCCTTCGCCATCTGGTGAAACAGGGGCATGTCGGCGCATTGAGCCTCATGGGGGTGGATCACACCGCCGACCTGCGTGTTGCCAAACTCACACTCGATGCCAGGCGGGTGGCGATCGGCGGGTCGATCGGCATCGCCGCAGAGTTCACCAATGCCGGCTCGACGCCTGCGTATGCCATCGTCGACTACGCCGTGCATCACCTCGGCGCGCGTGGCGAAGCTCAACCGAAGGTCTTCAAATGGTCGACGCTGACCCTGGCGCCAGGTGCCACCGTGGCGCTGTCACGGCGCCATTCCCTGAAGCCCGTAACGACGCGTCGTTACTATCCCGGCAGCCACTTTATCGACCTCAGGATCAACGGCCGCGTGCTCGCAAAACAGGGTTTTGAGCTCCTCGCAGGTCCGGATTCAGACAAAAAGCCGACCCCAGGGACGTTTTCGGGTCGTTATCGCCGATAA
- a CDS encoding cold-shock protein translates to MPTGTVKWFNSTKGYGFIQPENGGPDVFVHISAVERAGLGTLNDGQKVSYEEQRDPKRGKTSAENLKAV, encoded by the coding sequence ATGCCCACCGGCACTGTCAAATGGTTCAACAGCACCAAGGGTTACGGTTTCATTCAGCCGGAAAACGGCGGCCCGGACGTTTTCGTCCACATTTCGGCCGTCGAGCGCGCTGGTCTCGGTACTCTTAACGATGGCCAGAAGGTCTCGTACGAAGAGCAGCGCGACCCGAAGCGCGGCAAGACCTCGGCCGAGAATCTCAAGGCCGTCTAA